One Gaiella occulta genomic region harbors:
- the rlmN gene encoding 23S rRNA (adenine(2503)-C(2))-methyltransferase RlmN, with protein MDLGLLETTIAGRGEPAYRVRQVWEWAARGAPGYEAMSNVPRALRDALAEQVPYSTLTVESEALSRDGTLKTLFRTQDGHPVEAVLMRYRDGRRSICVSSQSGCPLTCTFCATGAMRFGRNLTPSEILDQALHFRRLEELDHCVFMGMGEPFLNLDNVLAAARRLPDAGITHRRTTISTVGWMPGLSRFVDEVDEPIRLALSLHAAGGPLRSRLMPVNDRYPLADVLAECRRYVELRNRKVYVEYVMLAGVNDSPSHARELAEVLDAKAFKVNLIPYNPTGMFEGSSRDTIAAFKQVLDRARIPATVRLTRGRDIAAACGQLAAPTKPRRTPVAPA; from the coding sequence ATGGATCTCGGCCTGCTCGAGACGACGATCGCCGGGCGCGGCGAGCCGGCCTACCGCGTGCGTCAGGTGTGGGAGTGGGCCGCCCGCGGCGCTCCCGGCTACGAGGCGATGTCGAACGTTCCCCGAGCCCTGCGGGATGCGCTCGCCGAGCAGGTGCCGTACTCGACGCTGACGGTGGAGAGCGAGGCTCTCTCGCGCGACGGCACGCTGAAGACCCTCTTCCGCACCCAGGACGGGCATCCGGTCGAGGCGGTGCTGATGCGCTACCGCGACGGGCGCCGCTCGATCTGCGTCTCGTCCCAGTCCGGCTGCCCGTTGACGTGCACGTTCTGCGCCACCGGCGCGATGCGCTTCGGGCGCAACCTGACACCGTCGGAGATCCTCGACCAGGCGCTGCACTTCCGCCGGCTGGAGGAGCTCGACCACTGCGTGTTCATGGGCATGGGCGAGCCGTTCCTCAACCTCGACAACGTGCTCGCCGCCGCGCGCAGGCTGCCGGACGCCGGGATCACCCACCGCCGCACGACGATCTCGACCGTCGGCTGGATGCCGGGGCTGTCGCGGTTCGTCGACGAGGTCGACGAGCCGATCCGGCTGGCGCTGTCGCTCCACGCGGCGGGCGGGCCGCTGCGGTCGCGGCTGATGCCGGTGAACGACCGCTATCCGCTCGCCGACGTGCTCGCCGAGTGCCGCCGCTACGTCGAGCTGCGCAATCGCAAGGTCTACGTCGAGTACGTGATGCTCGCGGGCGTCAACGACTCCCCCTCGCACGCGCGCGAGCTCGCAGAGGTGCTCGACGCGAAGGCGTTCAAGGTGAACCTCATCCCCTACAACCCGACCGGGATGTTCGAGGGCTCGTCGCGCGACACGATCGCCGCCTTCAAGCAGGTGCTCGACCGCGCCCGCATCCCCGCCACCGTGCGGCTCACGCGCGGCCGCGACATCGCCGCCGCGTGCGGCCAGCTGGCCGCGCCGACGAAGCCTCGCCGCACGCCCGTCGCGCCGGCCTGA
- the gcvPB gene encoding aminomethyl-transferring glycine dehydrogenase subunit GcvPB, translating to MELIFEKSQAGRRAGRVPSYGLPVPEVPAGLARSTPPRLPELAENEIVRHFTNLADRNFGIDTGFYPLGSCTMKYNPRVNEKLAALPGFANLHPHQEDEGAQGALELMWELQQILAEVAGLPAVTLQPAAGSQGELTGLMLMRAYFNDRGEGGRRDTIITADTAHGTNPASVTMAGFRLEKVATTERGNLDLDDLRAKVNERTAGLMLTNPSTLGLFDENIVEVAEIFHDAGALLYYDGANLNAVVGISRPGDMGFDIVHYNLHKTFSQPHGGGGPGGGPVAVRDALEPFLPSPQVVRDGDVFRLDHDRPKSIGRVRGFAGPFGVFVRSYAFMRAYGPELRAMSETAVLNANYLLARLKDAYELPYDRLCMHEFVLSARRLKREHGITALDVAKRLMDYDIHPPTVYFPLVVPEALMIEPTETEPKERLDAFVDVMLRIAAEAADAPELLKDAPHERPVRRLDEVKAAKEPIVKHGFGDAAREGALRAAGR from the coding sequence ATGGAGCTCATCTTCGAGAAGAGCCAGGCCGGACGTCGTGCCGGCCGCGTCCCCTCCTACGGCCTGCCCGTGCCGGAGGTGCCCGCCGGGCTCGCGCGGAGCACGCCGCCGCGCCTGCCGGAGCTCGCCGAGAACGAGATCGTGCGCCACTTCACCAACCTCGCCGATCGCAACTTCGGCATCGACACGGGCTTCTACCCGCTCGGGTCGTGCACGATGAAGTACAACCCGCGCGTCAACGAGAAGCTCGCCGCGCTGCCGGGCTTCGCCAACCTGCACCCGCACCAGGAGGACGAGGGCGCGCAGGGGGCGCTCGAGCTGATGTGGGAGCTGCAGCAGATCCTCGCCGAGGTGGCGGGGCTGCCGGCGGTGACGTTGCAGCCCGCCGCAGGCTCGCAGGGCGAGCTGACGGGGCTGATGCTGATGCGGGCCTACTTCAACGACCGGGGCGAGGGCGGTCGGCGCGACACGATCATCACCGCGGACACGGCGCACGGCACCAACCCGGCGAGCGTGACGATGGCCGGGTTCAGGCTCGAGAAGGTCGCCACGACAGAGCGCGGGAACCTCGACCTCGACGACCTGCGCGCGAAGGTGAACGAGCGCACCGCCGGGCTGATGCTGACGAACCCGTCCACGCTCGGCCTGTTCGACGAGAACATCGTCGAGGTGGCGGAGATCTTCCACGACGCGGGGGCGCTGCTCTACTACGACGGGGCCAACCTGAACGCCGTCGTCGGCATCTCCCGGCCGGGCGACATGGGCTTCGACATCGTCCACTACAACCTGCACAAGACGTTCTCGCAGCCGCACGGCGGCGGCGGGCCCGGCGGCGGGCCGGTGGCGGTGCGCGACGCGCTCGAGCCGTTCCTGCCCTCGCCGCAGGTCGTGCGCGACGGGGACGTGTTCCGGCTCGACCACGACCGCCCGAAGTCGATCGGCCGCGTGCGCGGGTTCGCCGGCCCGTTCGGGGTGTTCGTACGGTCGTACGCGTTCATGCGGGCCTACGGCCCCGAGCTGCGGGCCATGTCCGAGACGGCGGTGCTGAACGCGAACTACCTGCTCGCGCGCCTGAAGGACGCCTACGAGCTGCCGTACGACCGCCTCTGCATGCACGAGTTCGTGCTCTCCGCGCGCCGCCTCAAGCGCGAGCACGGCATCACCGCGCTCGACGTCGCGAAGCGGCTGATGGACTACGACATCCACCCGCCGACGGTGTACTTCCCGCTCGTCGTGCCCGAGGCGCTGATGATCGAGCCGACCGAGACGGAGCCGAAGGAACGCCTCGACGCGTTCGTCGACGTGATGCTGCGGATCGCGGCGGAGGCGGCCGATGCGCCCGAGCTGCTCAAGGACGCGCCGCACGAGCGGCCGGTGCGCCGGCTCGACGAGGTGAAGGCCGCGAAGGAGCCGATCGTCAAGCACGGCTTCGGCGACGCGGCGCGGGAGGGTGCGCTGCGGGCGGCCGGCAGGTAG
- a CDS encoding threonine aldolase family protein codes for MIDLRSDTVTRPTDAMRAAIAAAAVGDEQQREDPTVNLLQERAATLLGHERALFLPTATMANQIALRLHGRPGDVLVAEELSHVLVYEFGGAALHAGLVTVGLRGSYGRIRGEQVRSVAARSAYDVDQRPAVLALEDTHNSAGGTVWPLDELDDVVAAAREAGMAVHLDGARLLNAAVAQGLAPSEIARRCDTVTLCLSKGLGCPLGAVLAGSEALIERAWREKHLFGGAMRQAGIVAAAGLHALDHHVDRLADDNARARRLAEAWHAAGVPIDLESVQTNFVQIDLAPLGLGRDEALERVRAAGVALSATIHETRVRAVTHLDVDDDDVERAIACVPAALGARASR; via the coding sequence GTGATCGACCTCCGCTCGGACACCGTCACCCGTCCCACGGATGCGATGCGCGCCGCGATCGCCGCGGCCGCGGTCGGCGACGAGCAACAGCGCGAGGATCCGACCGTCAACCTGCTGCAGGAGCGCGCGGCGACCCTGCTCGGCCACGAGCGGGCGCTGTTCCTGCCGACCGCGACGATGGCGAACCAGATCGCGCTGCGGCTGCACGGGCGGCCGGGCGACGTGCTCGTCGCCGAGGAGCTGTCGCACGTGCTCGTGTACGAGTTCGGCGGCGCCGCCCTGCACGCGGGGCTCGTGACGGTCGGGCTGCGCGGCTCCTACGGCCGCATCCGCGGCGAGCAGGTGCGGTCGGTCGCCGCTCGCAGCGCCTACGACGTCGACCAGCGTCCGGCCGTGCTCGCGCTCGAAGACACGCACAACAGCGCGGGCGGGACCGTGTGGCCGCTCGACGAGCTCGACGACGTCGTCGCCGCCGCCCGCGAGGCGGGCATGGCCGTCCACCTCGACGGAGCGCGGCTGCTCAACGCCGCCGTCGCGCAGGGGCTGGCCCCGTCGGAGATCGCCCGGCGTTGCGACACCGTGACGCTCTGCCTCTCGAAGGGGCTCGGCTGCCCGCTCGGCGCCGTGCTCGCGGGCTCGGAGGCGCTGATCGAGCGCGCGTGGCGCGAGAAGCACCTCTTCGGCGGCGCGATGCGGCAGGCGGGCATCGTCGCCGCGGCGGGCCTGCACGCGCTCGACCACCACGTCGACCGCCTCGCCGACGACAACGCCCGTGCGCGGCGCCTCGCCGAGGCCTGGCACGCGGCCGGCGTGCCGATCGACCTCGAGAGCGTGCAGACGAACTTCGTCCAGATCGACCTGGCCCCGCTCGGCCTCGGCCGCGACGAGGCCCTCGAGCGGGTGCGTGCCGCCGGCGTCGCCCTGTCGGCCACGATCCACGAGACCCGCGTCAGGGCGGTCACGCACCTCGACGTCGACGACGACGACGTCGAGCGGGCGATCGCGTGCGTGCCCGCGGCGCTCGGCGCGCGGGCGTCGCGCTGA
- a CDS encoding universal stress protein produces the protein MIVVGIDGSDVSKEALRLALYEAALRGTRVRAVHAWLPVLPVALTGPGVVPPIDIEPIRDAAAELLSATVAAVAGEKAADVELAAVEGHAAGAILENAHDAELIVVGQRGHGAIKTLVLGSVSHDVVQHARCPVLVVPAPRD, from the coding sequence GTGATCGTGGTCGGGATCGACGGCTCGGACGTCTCCAAGGAGGCGCTGCGCCTGGCGCTGTACGAGGCAGCCCTGCGCGGCACGCGCGTCCGCGCCGTCCACGCGTGGCTGCCCGTGCTGCCGGTCGCGCTGACCGGCCCGGGCGTCGTGCCGCCGATCGACATCGAGCCGATCCGCGACGCCGCGGCGGAGCTGCTCTCCGCCACCGTCGCCGCCGTCGCGGGCGAGAAGGCCGCCGACGTCGAGCTCGCCGCCGTCGAGGGCCACGCCGCCGGGGCGATCCTCGAGAACGCGCACGACGCCGAGCTGATCGTCGTCGGGCAGCGCGGCCACGGAGCGATCAAGACGCTCGTGCTGGGGTCGGTCAGCCACGACGTCGTGCAGCACGCGCGCTGCCCGGTGCTCGTCGTGCCGGCGCCGCGCGACTGA
- the gcvH gene encoding glycine cleavage system protein GcvH, which produces MAAVESYPDDLLYHPEHDWARVEGDEAVLGITWWAQDALGELVHFECPAVGSTTTKDQPYGEVESVKAVSDVIAPLSGEILEINQRAVDEPETINDDPYGAGWLVRIRLSDPAETETLMDVAAYTAHVAEQ; this is translated from the coding sequence GTGGCAGCCGTAGAGAGCTACCCGGACGACCTGCTCTACCACCCCGAGCACGACTGGGCGCGCGTCGAGGGCGACGAGGCGGTGCTCGGCATCACCTGGTGGGCGCAGGACGCGCTCGGTGAGCTCGTCCACTTCGAATGTCCCGCGGTCGGGAGCACGACGACGAAGGACCAGCCGTACGGCGAGGTCGAGTCCGTGAAGGCCGTGTCGGACGTGATCGCGCCGCTCTCGGGAGAGATCCTCGAGATCAACCAGAGGGCGGTCGACGAGCCGGAGACGATCAACGACGACCCCTACGGCGCCGGCTGGCTCGTCCGCATCCGCCTCTCCGACCCGGCGGAGACCGAGACGCTCATGGACGTCGCGGCCTACACCGCGCACGTCGCGGAGCAATAG
- the gcvT gene encoding glycine cleavage system aminomethyltransferase GcvT gives MTDAVLQRTPLYERHVALGARMVPFAGWEMPVQYEGVIPEHLAVRRDRGVFDVSHMGQLHVEGPKAHELLQGLLSNDLDRIGDGEAQYTLLTNEHGGIVDDLIAYRIGPAHYLLVVNAGNREAAFAWIKEREIRGSEVRDASDEYALLAVQGPTAIEALGLPDAPPFTHAMGEVGGVEVMVCRTGYTGEKGVELMCAADDAPALWDAVVAGGATPCGLGARDTLRLEVCYPLHGNDITQETDAISAGLSWTCALDKEFTGVAALRRIKAEGPRRRLQAFVMEERAIPRHGMAIDGGGEVTSGTHSPMLDVGIGMGYVPAAAAAVGSELVIDVRGKPRRARIVKKPIYSKEET, from the coding sequence GTGACCGATGCCGTCCTCCAGCGGACGCCGCTCTACGAGCGACACGTCGCCCTCGGCGCCCGTATGGTTCCCTTCGCCGGATGGGAGATGCCCGTCCAGTACGAGGGCGTCATCCCCGAGCACCTCGCGGTGCGCCGCGATCGCGGCGTCTTCGACGTGTCGCACATGGGGCAGCTGCACGTCGAAGGGCCGAAGGCGCACGAGCTGCTGCAGGGGCTGCTGTCGAACGACCTCGACCGCATCGGCGACGGCGAAGCGCAGTACACGTTGCTCACGAACGAGCACGGCGGCATCGTCGACGACCTGATCGCGTACCGCATCGGCCCCGCCCACTACCTGCTCGTGGTCAACGCCGGCAACCGCGAGGCGGCGTTCGCGTGGATCAAGGAGCGCGAGATCCGCGGCTCCGAGGTGCGCGACGCCTCCGACGAGTACGCGCTGCTCGCCGTCCAGGGCCCGACGGCGATCGAGGCGCTCGGCCTGCCCGACGCGCCCCCGTTCACACACGCGATGGGCGAGGTCGGCGGTGTCGAGGTGATGGTGTGCCGCACGGGCTACACGGGCGAGAAGGGAGTCGAGCTGATGTGCGCGGCCGACGACGCGCCGGCGCTCTGGGACGCGGTGGTTGCCGGCGGTGCCACGCCGTGTGGCCTCGGAGCGCGCGACACGCTGCGGCTCGAGGTCTGCTATCCGCTGCACGGCAACGACATCACGCAGGAGACGGACGCGATCTCGGCGGGCCTCTCGTGGACGTGCGCGCTCGACAAGGAGTTCACCGGCGTGGCGGCGCTGCGCCGGATCAAGGCCGAGGGGCCGCGGCGGCGGCTACAGGCGTTCGTGATGGAGGAGCGTGCGATCCCGCGCCACGGCATGGCGATCGACGGCGGCGGCGAGGTCACCTCGGGCACCCACTCGCCGATGCTCGACGTCGGCATCGGGATGGGCTACGTGCCGGCGGCCGCCGCCGCGGTGGGCAGCGAGCTCGTGATCGACGTCCGCGGCAAGCCGAGGCGGGCACGCATCGTCAAGAAGCCGATCTATTCCAAGGAGGAGACGTAG
- the cax gene encoding calcium/proton exchanger translates to MVRRILISGLALAPVVVALHSLTELGDTTLFLLSALALIPLAWLIGEATEHAAEHTGPGVGGFLNATFGNAPELIIALIAVNEGLTEVVRGSLTGSVVGNLLLVLGFSLVAGGRGEIERWSSFMSLGAIALALALFLVPAIPSWDGNPDRRQIADLSVPVAVVLLVVYLVATVYSLRRHRIVHVSSDEEIEGWSLRLSLGVLGVATVATALVAETLVGSLTEFSRQAGLSDFFVAAVIVAIVGNAAEHGGAVIVAYRGKIKLAAEIALASAAQVAVFLIPAVALLSWLIDPLALGFRQVEVAALAAALAVVAVATAGGKSSRLRGGTLVLAYVGIAIAFLVAGDRPG, encoded by the coding sequence GTGGTACGCAGGATCCTCATCTCCGGACTGGCTCTCGCGCCCGTCGTCGTCGCGCTCCATTCCCTGACGGAGCTCGGCGACACGACCCTGTTCCTGCTGTCGGCGCTCGCCCTCATCCCTCTCGCCTGGCTCATCGGCGAGGCGACCGAGCACGCCGCCGAGCACACGGGGCCGGGCGTCGGCGGCTTCCTCAACGCCACGTTCGGGAACGCGCCGGAGCTGATCATCGCGCTCATCGCGGTGAACGAGGGGCTGACGGAGGTCGTACGCGGCTCGCTCACCGGCTCCGTCGTCGGTAACCTGCTGCTCGTGCTCGGGTTCTCGCTCGTCGCCGGCGGGCGCGGCGAGATCGAGCGCTGGTCGAGCTTCATGTCGCTCGGGGCCATCGCGCTCGCGCTCGCGCTCTTCCTCGTGCCGGCGATACCGAGCTGGGACGGCAATCCCGACCGCCGGCAGATCGCCGACCTGTCCGTGCCGGTCGCCGTCGTCCTGCTCGTCGTCTACCTCGTGGCGACGGTGTACTCGCTGCGACGCCACCGCATCGTCCACGTCTCGAGCGACGAGGAGATCGAGGGCTGGTCGTTGCGTCTCTCGCTCGGAGTGCTCGGCGTCGCGACCGTCGCCACCGCGCTCGTGGCCGAGACCCTCGTCGGCTCGCTCACGGAGTTCTCCCGTCAGGCCGGGCTGTCCGACTTCTTCGTGGCGGCGGTGATCGTGGCGATCGTGGGCAACGCGGCCGAGCACGGAGGAGCGGTGATCGTCGCCTACCGGGGCAAGATCAAGCTCGCGGCCGAGATCGCGCTCGCCTCGGCGGCACAGGTCGCGGTGTTCCTCATCCCGGCGGTCGCCCTGCTCTCGTGGCTGATCGACCCGCTCGCGCTCGGGTTCCGTCAGGTCGAGGTGGCGGCGCTCGCGGCGGCGCTCGCGGTCGTCGCCGTGGCGACCGCGGGCGGGAAGTCCTCGCGCCTGCGTGGCGGCACCCTCGTCCTCGCCTACGTCGGCATCGCGATCGCGTTCCTCGTCGCCGGCGACCGGCCCGGCTAG
- a CDS encoding serine hydrolase domain-containing protein — MPETAPEALTRELDRLLAVAQAEQRMPSVSACVFRDGAVIWESTLGLADVGGAAAATPEHQYRIGSITKTFTAVLVMQLVREGRVDLDAPMRTYLPEAPAGPTIRMALSHTTGVQREPPGEIWESMRPPTREELIAGLDGAELVLRPGERWHYSNLVFALLGEIVMRTGGAGYAEILRGRVLHPLGLERTSLEPAEPKATPYFVEPYADGVRIEADPAVTESTGAAGWLWSTARDLARWGMFLADGDDAVLPRAALDEMTRVQAMVDEERWSAGWGLGLALYRRGERVYAGHGGAMPGFLAGLCVQRVERTGAAVLTNTGAGAAPEALALDLAEAALEALPRRPDRWQPDGGAPPELAPLLGRWWTEGEEIVLSVRGGRFRAELVGAAPGSGVSWLEPDGPDRWRVVEGRERGELLRAVRDGAGAVTKLYLATYPLTREPATFG; from the coding sequence ATGCCCGAGACCGCCCCCGAGGCGCTGACCCGCGAGCTCGACCGCCTGCTCGCCGTCGCGCAGGCAGAGCAGCGCATGCCCTCGGTCAGCGCGTGCGTCTTCCGCGACGGCGCCGTCATCTGGGAATCGACGCTCGGGCTTGCCGACGTGGGCGGCGCCGCCGCGGCGACGCCCGAGCACCAGTACCGCATCGGCTCGATCACGAAGACGTTCACGGCGGTGCTGGTCATGCAGCTCGTGCGCGAGGGGCGCGTCGACCTGGACGCGCCGATGCGCACCTATCTGCCCGAGGCCCCGGCGGGCCCGACGATCCGGATGGCGCTCTCGCACACGACCGGCGTGCAGCGCGAGCCCCCCGGAGAGATCTGGGAGTCGATGCGGCCGCCGACGCGCGAGGAGCTGATCGCGGGCCTCGACGGCGCGGAGCTCGTGCTGCGCCCGGGCGAGCGCTGGCACTACTCGAACCTCGTGTTCGCGCTGCTCGGCGAGATCGTGATGCGCACGGGCGGCGCGGGCTACGCGGAGATCCTGCGCGGTCGCGTGCTCCACCCTCTCGGGCTCGAGCGCACGTCGCTCGAGCCCGCGGAGCCGAAGGCGACCCCCTACTTCGTCGAGCCGTACGCGGACGGGGTCCGCATCGAGGCCGATCCCGCGGTGACGGAGTCGACCGGGGCCGCCGGCTGGCTGTGGTCGACCGCGCGCGACCTCGCACGCTGGGGCATGTTCCTCGCCGACGGCGACGACGCCGTGCTGCCGCGGGCGGCGCTCGACGAGATGACCCGCGTGCAGGCGATGGTGGACGAGGAGCGCTGGAGCGCCGGCTGGGGCCTCGGCCTCGCGCTGTACCGTCGTGGCGAGCGCGTGTACGCCGGCCACGGGGGAGCGATGCCGGGCTTCCTCGCGGGCCTCTGCGTGCAGCGCGTGGAGCGGACGGGGGCGGCGGTGCTCACCAACACCGGCGCGGGGGCGGCACCCGAGGCGCTCGCCCTCGATCTGGCGGAAGCGGCGCTCGAGGCGCTGCCGCGCCGTCCCGACCGCTGGCAGCCGGACGGCGGCGCGCCGCCGGAGCTCGCGCCGCTGCTCGGGCGCTGGTGGACGGAAGGCGAGGAGATCGTGCTGTCGGTACGGGGCGGACGCTTCCGCGCCGAGCTCGTCGGCGCCGCCCCGGGGAGCGGCGTCTCCTGGCTGGAGCCCGACGGGCCCGACCGCTGGCGTGTCGTCGAGGGCCGCGAGCGCGGGGAGCTGCTGCGCGCCGTCCGTGACGGCGCCGGCGCGGTGACGAAGCTCTACCTCGCGACGTACCCGCTGACGCGCGAGCCGGCGACGTTCGGCTAG
- a CDS encoding HAD family hydrolase, which translates to MIRAVLFDWGNTLAAWEYDHELLVEGHRRGLEAFGRGAPGREAFTRAYEERLLPELLAPRELEVDYGQAVADLLADAGAAGIESASVARFLAAEQRVWRPAHRLEASVPALLDALRARGLRVGLVSNLFDPPALVRDLLGEMGLLERLDAVALSAEVGRRKPHAAIFERALADLGVEPEEAVMVGDRLREDVGGAQALGLRTIQALWFAADDEGELEPDAQAFTPSDVLRLVERWRREA; encoded by the coding sequence GTGATCCGCGCTGTTCTCTTCGACTGGGGTAACACGCTCGCCGCGTGGGAGTACGACCACGAGCTGCTCGTCGAGGGACACCGCCGTGGCCTCGAGGCCTTCGGTCGCGGCGCTCCCGGCCGCGAGGCCTTCACGCGCGCCTACGAGGAGCGTCTGCTTCCCGAGCTGCTCGCTCCGCGCGAGCTCGAGGTCGACTACGGTCAAGCGGTGGCGGATCTGCTCGCGGATGCGGGGGCAGCGGGGATCGAGAGCGCGTCCGTGGCGCGCTTTCTCGCGGCCGAGCAGCGCGTGTGGCGTCCCGCGCACAGGCTCGAGGCGTCGGTGCCCGCGCTGCTCGACGCGCTCCGCGCACGTGGCCTTCGCGTCGGTCTCGTCTCGAACCTGTTCGACCCGCCGGCGCTCGTGCGCGACCTGCTCGGCGAGATGGGGCTCCTCGAGCGCCTCGACGCCGTCGCGCTGTCGGCCGAGGTCGGGCGGCGCAAGCCGCACGCGGCGATCTTCGAGCGCGCGCTCGCCGATCTCGGCGTCGAGCCGGAGGAGGCGGTCATGGTCGGGGATCGGCTGCGCGAGGACGTCGGCGGCGCGCAGGCGCTCGGCCTGCGCACGATCCAGGCGCTGTGGTTCGCAGCCGACGACGAGGGCGAGCTCGAGCCGGACGCGCAGGCGTTCACGCCGAGCGATGTCCTGCGGCTGGTCGAGCGGTGGCGCCGCGAGGCATGA
- the gcvPA gene encoding aminomethyl-transferring glycine dehydrogenase subunit GcvPA → MTAGYLSLTERDREEMLEAIGVSSMEELFAQIPAAVRLDRELDVPPALTEAELFRHLEELAAKNAHAGVELSFLGAGIYDHYVPAIVDTVLQRGEFLTAYTPYQPEMSQGVLQAIFEYQTVICELTGMDVSNASGYDGFTVAADACFIAKHHTGRSKVVLCETLNPQLRQVVKTYAPGFGLEIVEVPHDGGTTDPERLAAAAVGAGIVIFPQPNFFGCLEPAPDLAQAAKEAGALAVAHVDITSLGVLEAPGAYGCDIAIGEGQGIGNAQSYGGPHYGFLAARSEFIRRMPGRIVGETTDLNGDRGFVLTLQTREQHIRREKATSNMTTNQTLLSLGGLVTLAWLGPQGLRELGETCMALVGYAAERIHLPAAFDRPAFKELALRTPIPARDVIRAARERGVHPGYALGRDVEGMDDVLLVAFTEKRTPAEIDRLAGVLAEVCS, encoded by the coding sequence GTGACCGCCGGCTACCTGTCGCTCACCGAGCGCGACCGCGAGGAGATGCTCGAGGCGATCGGCGTCTCCTCGATGGAGGAGCTGTTCGCGCAGATCCCCGCCGCCGTCCGCCTCGACCGCGAGCTTGACGTCCCGCCCGCGCTCACCGAGGCCGAGCTGTTCCGCCACCTGGAGGAGCTCGCGGCGAAGAACGCGCACGCGGGCGTCGAGCTGTCGTTCCTCGGCGCCGGCATCTACGACCACTACGTGCCCGCCATCGTCGACACCGTGCTGCAGCGGGGAGAGTTCCTGACCGCCTACACGCCCTACCAGCCGGAGATGAGCCAGGGCGTGCTGCAGGCGATCTTCGAGTACCAGACGGTGATCTGCGAGCTAACCGGCATGGACGTGTCCAACGCGTCCGGCTACGACGGCTTCACCGTCGCCGCCGACGCGTGCTTCATCGCCAAGCACCACACGGGCCGCTCGAAGGTTGTCCTCTGCGAGACGCTGAACCCGCAGCTGCGCCAGGTCGTGAAGACCTACGCGCCCGGATTCGGCCTCGAGATCGTGGAGGTTCCCCACGACGGCGGCACCACCGACCCGGAGCGGCTCGCCGCGGCCGCGGTCGGCGCGGGCATCGTGATCTTCCCGCAGCCGAACTTCTTCGGCTGCCTGGAGCCGGCCCCCGACCTCGCGCAGGCGGCGAAGGAGGCGGGGGCTCTCGCCGTCGCCCATGTCGACATCACGTCTCTCGGCGTGCTCGAGGCACCCGGCGCCTACGGGTGCGACATCGCGATCGGCGAGGGGCAGGGCATCGGCAACGCGCAGAGCTACGGCGGCCCGCACTACGGCTTCCTCGCCGCGCGCTCGGAGTTCATCCGCCGCATGCCGGGGCGGATCGTCGGCGAGACGACCGACCTCAACGGCGACCGCGGCTTCGTGCTGACGCTGCAGACGCGCGAGCAGCACATCCGCAGGGAGAAGGCGACCTCGAACATGACCACGAACCAGACGCTGCTCTCGCTGGGCGGCCTCGTCACCCTGGCCTGGCTCGGCCCGCAGGGGCTGCGCGAGCTCGGCGAGACGTGCATGGCGCTCGTCGGCTACGCGGCGGAGCGCATCCACCTGCCGGCGGCGTTCGACCGACCGGCGTTCAAGGAGCTGGCCCTGCGCACGCCGATCCCGGCCAGGGACGTCATCCGCGCAGCCCGTGAGCGGGGCGTCCACCCAGGGTATGCACTCGGGCGCGACGTCGAGGGGATGGACGACGTCCTCCTCGTGGCGTTCACCGAGAAGCGGACGCCGGCCGAGATCGACCGCCTCGCCGGCGTGCTCGCGGAGGTGTGTTCCTGA